A window of Arcobacter arenosus genomic DNA:
GAGAGATTTTGTATTGATGTTTTTAAGTTTGTCAAAAGAGAATCTAAATTTGTAGCAAAATTGCTTTGAAAACCACTTTGATTTAAATTAGGTAAATCGATTTTTGTAAAAAGATTTTGTAAATTTAACAATTTATCAATTAGTTGGTTTAATGGTTTTGTATCTATACCTTTTATATTTACTAGTTCTTGTTTTAAAGTTAATAAAGTCTCTAGTGTTTTGGTGTTTATTATCTCTTTATTATTTAACAAATTATTTTCAACTTGTGTATTTGTATTTGCAATTTTTGATTCTACAAGTTGAGCTTGAGAAGATAAGTTTTCAAGCTTTTGAGTTAGATTACTTAAATTTGTAACTTCTTTTGAAGAAATATTTGACAATAGATTTTGTAAATTAGAAACTAAAGTTTTAAGTTCTCCTTGCAAGTTATTAGGAGTAATTGTTTGATTTGAATTTGTTTGTAATATCTTATCAATTAGATTAGTGATATTTTTTGCTTCTAAATTTGGAATATCTTTTATAAGGGTTTTTATTTGTGTTAATAACTCAGCTATGTTTTTAGGTAGATTCCCTTGATTGCCTATTTCTAAATTGATTTGATTTGCAATTTTTGACTCTAAAAAAATACCTGATTTATCAATCATTTGTTTTAATGAATTTTCATCTAAATTTGTAATATTTTTTAATAGTGTATCTATTTGATTAGTAAATTTATCTAAAGAAGGGTTCGTTTTTAATTGGGATAATACTTGTTCAATTGATTTTGAAAAGTTTTGTTCCATTTTAAAAATATTTGTGTCTTTTAAAAAGTTTTGAATACTTACTTGACTTTTATCTGAAGTTTTTAAATTTTCAAAGAGATTTTTTAAAATATCCCCAACTGTAGCAGTTCCATTTTGAAATTTTTGTAAAGTTTGTGCATCAGCATTTTTTAATGTTTCTTTTAAGACTTTATTGTCATTTGGTAGTAAAATATTCAAAAGGTTGTTGTTATTTGAAACTATCATACACAAAGTATACCATAATCAGTTAAATGATTATTATAATAAACTAGTTATTAATTGACTTCAAATTATATTTTTTGTAGAATCACATCACACAAAAAGGAAGTAAATGAGTTATAAAGTTGTAATTCCAATTGATGGTTGTAAAGATGAAACAGAGTTTGAATTAACTAAACTTGATGATTTTTTTTCAGTAATCAAAGGTAATGATACTGGTATAACTCTTAGGTTAATGAGTTTTGGAGCTTTGAAATCTTTAGCTTTTGAACTTCCTGAAGATTTTAAAAATAAACTTGAAATTAAATCTATAGAAGATATTTCTATTTTTTATATTTTTGTTTTACAAACTCAAGTTTCAGAATCTTCTATGAATATCTTCTCACCTGTAATTATAAATGAAAAATCAAAAAAAATGGGTCAAATCCATTTAAATCTAGAAGAGTTAGGACTTGAAAGTCTTAATGATATATTACCAAGTTTATAGTTTTGAATATGCACGAAAAACAATTAAGAATACGATATATTAGAGTTTTAGAAAAGTTTTTTACTAGAACAATCTCTTTATTAAAATTAGAAAATTTTGACAAAGAGCTTTTTAAAGAAAGAACACTGAAAAACTATGAGGATATGAAAAGAGTTAAATCTGTACCTTTGGATTCAAACTATTTAAGGTCTTTAATAGCTTTTATAAATAAAACCCTAAGCTATATAGAAAACTCAAGTGATAGTTTTGAAGATGAAAGGGATACATTATTAAAAGATGCAAACCTTCTACAAAAAGAGAAAAACAAAAGTTCCTACAAAAAAGATAAACACAAAAAAAGTAAATTTGATGATGGATATTGATGTCTGAAGATATTCAAGAAAATGAGAAACTTTTTAATCTATCTGGCGTAATAAAAAAAGTACTATATCAAAATGCAGAAACCAAATATGTTATTGCAGTACTAGAAAATAATCAAAAAATATGTGGAACTTATTTTGATACAGATTTAGAAAAATTAGTAGGGGAAGAGATTTTACTTAAAGGGGATTGGACAACCCATAAAAAATATGGGGTTCAATTTGAATTTCAAACTCTAGAATTAAAAGAAGCAGAGATGTTTTTCTTTTTAACTAAGATTGTTAAAGGGGTTGGTAAAAAATTTGCCCATGAATTATTAGAAAAATATTCTGAAGATAAGCTTGTTGAGATTTTAAATGAAAATCCAAGTGAACTTTTAAAGTTCAAAGGTATTAAAGAAAAAAAGCTAGATAAAATAGTAAGTTCATGGCAAAAATTTAAACACCTAAGGGAACTTGGAAAGTTTTTATCAAAGTTTGGAGTTACTTCAAATCTAATTAATAAAATTTATTCTCATTTTAGTGAAGTTGATAATTTAATTGAAAAAATAGAAAAAAATCCATATCTATTAATACAAATAAAAGGGATTGGATTTAAAAGAGCCGATGAGATAGCAAAATCTTTGGGAATAGATCCTAAAAGTGATTTTAGAATAAATGCATGTATAAACTATACATTAAGAGAATTTTGTGACAATAATGGAAACTCTTCAATAGATAAATCACATCTTTATAAAATTTTAGATGAATCTTTACATTTTAATAATGAAGATATTTTATATGAAAATGTTATTACAAAGATGCTTGTTGAAGAACAAATATTTCAAACAACTCCTAATAGATTATCTCCATCAATGCTTTATAATGCAGAACGAAGAATTTTAGATTTCTTTGAGAGAAGAAAAAATGACTTAAATAGGAAGATAATATCAAGTTTTGATGAATACCTTGAAAAAAAACAAATATCATTAGGTTTTGAATTAAGTACTGAACAAAAAAAAGCAGTTGAATTAATCAATAATGGGAATAAAACACTTTTTTTAATTGGTTATGCAGGAACAGGTAAATCAACATCAAGTAGGGCAGTTTTAGAACTACTTGAAGAGATAGTATCATATGATGATATTATAACTATTGCTTTAAGTGGAATTGCCTCTCAGCGAATCTCTGATACCACGGGATATAATAGTAGTACTATTCAATCACTTTTTGTAAAACATGAGGATAAAGAATTTTTCCCCCATAAGGTTATCTTACTTGATGAAGCATCAATGGTAAACTCTGTTATGTTTTATAATCTTATAAAAAAAATATCAGATGATACAATTTTCATAGTTGTAGGTGATGATGGACAGCTTCCTGCAATTGGGGCAGGAAATATTTTAGCTGATGCTATAAAACATGAATTAGCTCCAATATGCAAACTTACAAAAATATATAGACAAAGCCAAGACCAAGCAATAGCTGTAATTGCAAATGATATTAGAGAAGGGAATATCCCTGAATATGAAAAAGATTATCAAGATTTTAAATTTGTTAACGTATCAATAAATAATTATTATGGAGTAAAAAATTCAAGTACGCAAAATGAATTTTCAAATGTAAGGGCGAATATAAGTGAAAATATTTTAAATACAATTTTAAATATTTCAAGTCATTATATTGAGGGTTTTTATGATTTTATTAAGAAAAAAGATATATCAAAAGCATTGACTTTATTTCAAGTGATTACCCCTATGAAAGCTGGACCTTTGGGGGTTGAAAATTTAAATATGCAATTGCAAACATTATTTAATCATACTAAAGCAAAAGGTTATAAAACTAAGCTTTATGAGTTTAGAATGACTGATAAAGTTATACATATTAAAAATGAAAACATGAAAGCTCAGACTATGAAAATGTATAAATCTGGTTCTAGTGAGTTTTTAGAAAAAAGAGTTTTTAATGGTCAGTTAGGGCTAATAATAAAACTTGATTTTGAAGAAAATAATGTGATTGTTTTATACCCAAATGATGATATGGTAGTTTTCTATGATTTTGATGAATTAACTAATCTTTTATCTTTAGCATATTGCTTAACAATACATAAAACACAAGGAATGGAGTATGAAAATGCTTTGATTCCAATGAGTTTTTCCCACTATATTATGCATAATACAAAGCTCCTTTATACCGCAATTACAAGGGCGAAAAAGATGTGTTTTATCGTTGGTGAAGAGGATGCTTTTAAAAGTGCTTGCAAAAGAATTGAAACAACAAAAAGAGAATCTGTAATCAACGATTTACTTTCAAAATAAAATTAAGCATAAGAATAATTAATTTACCTATTTAAAAGCATTCTTTGAGTATCATATCCAAAATTTTTAAGAGGATAATATTTTATGATTTCTTGGATGCAGAGACACAAAAAATGGCTTGTTATAACAATTTGGATAAGTACTATTGCTTTTGTTGGAGCTGGTTTTGTAGGATGGGGGTCTTATGACTATGGTTCAAAGAGTGGAGCAGTTGCAGTTGTAGGTGATAGAGAAGTAACAGTTAGTGAATACCAAAGGGAATATTCATCACTATACGATCAATATGCAAGAATTTTTGGACAACAGTTTAACCAAGAGATGGCTGATCAATTAAAATTAAAAGAAGCAGCTTACAATATGGTAATTCAAAAAAATCTTATTCTTTCATTTGCAGACGAGATAGGATTAGATGTTACAGATGAAGAAGTTGCAAAAGAGTTAGTTAAAATACCAGCGTTTATAAAAGATGGTAAATTTAATAAAGATACTTACATTACTGTTTTAAATCAAAACAGAACAAATCCAACTGAATTTGAAGCAAATGTAAAAAGAGATTTGTTATTACAAAAAGTTGAAAAAATCTTCAGTGTTAAGGCTAATAAAACTGAATTAGAAAATTTAAACAAATTACTTTTTTCTCAAGATGATATCTCAATTAAAATCTTAAGTTCAAATGATATAAATGTAACAATAAATGAAGATGAATTAAAAAAATATTGGGAAGAGAATAAAGATAATTATAAATCACAAAGTGCAATCTCTTACGAGTATGATGAAGTTTCTTTAATTTCTGGTTCTTATTCTGAGCAAGAGATTACAGAGTATTACAATATGAACAAAACTGATTTGAAAAAAGAAGATGGAAAGATTAAATCATTAGATGAAGCAAAAGATGACATTGTAAAAGCTTTAGATTTAAAAGAAACAAAAAAAGAAGCCTTAAAAAAATATTTAGCAATTAAAAAAGGTGAAGCTTCTTTAACAGCTAAAAATAGAGTTAATGAGATTGCATTAAATTTTGGGGAAGAAAATAATAAAGAGATTCTAGATGCAGTGCCAGGAGATTTATTAAAACCTTTCTTGGTTGATGAGAAATATATCATTGTAAAAATTACAAATAGAATCCCACCTAAAACTTTATCTTTTGAAGATGCAAGAGCTAAAGTTGTTGTTGATTTTGAGGCAATTCAAAAAGCTAAAGGGCTTGATGAACTTGCGAAAAAATCTTTAGAAAATTTTGATGGTAAAAATATTG
This region includes:
- a CDS encoding peptidylprolyl isomerase, which encodes MISWMQRHKKWLVITIWISTIAFVGAGFVGWGSYDYGSKSGAVAVVGDREVTVSEYQREYSSLYDQYARIFGQQFNQEMADQLKLKEAAYNMVIQKNLILSFADEIGLDVTDEEVAKELVKIPAFIKDGKFNKDTYITVLNQNRTNPTEFEANVKRDLLLQKVEKIFSVKANKTELENLNKLLFSQDDISIKILSSNDINVTINEDELKKYWEENKDNYKSQSAISYEYDEVSLISGSYSEQEITEYYNMNKTDLKKEDGKIKSLDEAKDDIVKALDLKETKKEALKKYLAIKKGEASLTAKNRVNEIALNFGEENNKEILDAVPGDLLKPFLVDEKYIIVKITNRIPPKTLSFEDARAKVVVDFEAIQKAKGLDELAKKSLENFDGKNIGLVSRDSVDKIDGLARDEALTFLNQLFSTTQKQGTISLGEKVVVYKINSSKLASYDASKDEAVKTTMNNLYNQELMNSLVKNLENRYEVQSSVTFEE
- a CDS encoding flagellar hook-length control protein FliK, which encodes MIVSNNNNLLNILLPNDNKVLKETLKNADAQTLQKFQNGTATVGDILKNLFENLKTSDKSQVSIQNFLKDTNIFKMEQNFSKSIEQVLSQLKTNPSLDKFTNQIDTLLKNITNLDENSLKQMIDKSGIFLESKIANQINLEIGNQGNLPKNIAELLTQIKTLIKDIPNLEAKNITNLIDKILQTNSNQTITPNNLQGELKTLVSNLQNLLSNISSKEVTNLSNLTQKLENLSSQAQLVESKIANTNTQVENNLLNNKEIINTKTLETLLTLKQELVNIKGIDTKPLNQLIDKLLNLQNLFTKIDLPNLNQSGFQSNFATNLDSLLTNLKTSIQNLSSSSENLNLHQNINKTIHKLETIINNLIQNPNNFLPKESNPIQNDMKALLLQVQAELISKGDSNSQETIKQIDRLITQIEYHQLQSLVSNSNNVYIPFLWDMLDEGSISMKKINEDKFYCEINLSLKEFGETNLLLALYDKNKLDLTIYASKDSFKKTLQESLPKLRSSLNSVDLIPVNIKIVNIKKEDTKEQKQMNQFNQNNDFINPSFDLDIRV
- the fliW gene encoding flagellar assembly protein FliW; translated protein: MSYKVVIPIDGCKDETEFELTKLDDFFSVIKGNDTGITLRLMSFGALKSLAFELPEDFKNKLEIKSIEDISIFYIFVLQTQVSESSMNIFSPVIINEKSKKMGQIHLNLEELGLESLNDILPSL
- a CDS encoding AAA family ATPase, with protein sequence MSEDIQENEKLFNLSGVIKKVLYQNAETKYVIAVLENNQKICGTYFDTDLEKLVGEEILLKGDWTTHKKYGVQFEFQTLELKEAEMFFFLTKIVKGVGKKFAHELLEKYSEDKLVEILNENPSELLKFKGIKEKKLDKIVSSWQKFKHLRELGKFLSKFGVTSNLINKIYSHFSEVDNLIEKIEKNPYLLIQIKGIGFKRADEIAKSLGIDPKSDFRINACINYTLREFCDNNGNSSIDKSHLYKILDESLHFNNEDILYENVITKMLVEEQIFQTTPNRLSPSMLYNAERRILDFFERRKNDLNRKIISSFDEYLEKKQISLGFELSTEQKKAVELINNGNKTLFLIGYAGTGKSTSSRAVLELLEEIVSYDDIITIALSGIASQRISDTTGYNSSTIQSLFVKHEDKEFFPHKVILLDEASMVNSVMFYNLIKKISDDTIFIVVGDDGQLPAIGAGNILADAIKHELAPICKLTKIYRQSQDQAIAVIANDIREGNIPEYEKDYQDFKFVNVSINNYYGVKNSSTQNEFSNVRANISENILNTILNISSHYIEGFYDFIKKKDISKALTLFQVITPMKAGPLGVENLNMQLQTLFNHTKAKGYKTKLYEFRMTDKVIHIKNENMKAQTMKMYKSGSSEFLEKRVFNGQLGLIIKLDFEENNVIVLYPNDDMVVFYDFDELTNLLSLAYCLTIHKTQGMEYENALIPMSFSHYIMHNTKLLYTAITRAKKMCFIVGEEDAFKSACKRIETTKRESVINDLLSK